A region from the uncultured Draconibacterium sp. genome encodes:
- a CDS encoding ABC transporter ATP-binding protein codes for MIELKNIDKYYDAKFQRTFVLKRVNLTINQGEFVSIMGPSGAGKSTLLNIIGFLDEPNEGEYLFLDQPANQLKEKQKVQYHRSHIGFIFQAFHLIEEMNVYENIETPLVYRGIKGKERKAMVADMLDRFNIVAKKDLFPSQLSGGQQQLVAIARAIVGSPKLLLADEPTGNLHSEQGKTIMDLLKKLNNEGMTIIQVTHSEENAKYGNRIIRLKDGYVNED; via the coding sequence ATGATAGAACTTAAAAACATCGACAAGTACTACGATGCAAAATTCCAACGAACTTTTGTGTTGAAAAGAGTGAATTTAACCATTAATCAAGGCGAGTTTGTTTCAATAATGGGGCCTAGTGGAGCCGGTAAATCAACCTTGTTAAACATTATCGGATTTCTTGATGAACCCAACGAAGGCGAATATTTGTTCCTCGATCAACCGGCCAACCAGTTAAAGGAAAAACAGAAGGTACAGTATCACCGCAGTCACATCGGTTTTATTTTCCAGGCTTTTCACCTCATCGAGGAAATGAATGTATACGAAAACATTGAAACGCCGCTGGTGTACCGCGGAATAAAAGGCAAAGAACGCAAAGCGATGGTGGCCGATATGCTCGATCGTTTTAATATTGTGGCTAAAAAAGATTTGTTTCCGAGCCAACTTTCGGGTGGGCAACAGCAATTGGTGGCTATTGCCCGTGCTATTGTTGGCAGCCCAAAACTTTTGCTGGCCGACGAACCCACCGGAAACCTGCACAGCGAACAGGGGAAAACGATTATGGATTTACTTAAAAAACTGAACAACGAGGGAATGACCATTATTCAGGTTACCCATTCGGAGGAAAATGCAAAATATGGAAACCGGATTATTCGTTTAAAAGATGGCTACGTGAATGAAGATTAA
- a CDS encoding ABC transporter permease gives MNLKVVLRNLLKRPFLNLVKIIGLSLALIGIIFISLFIKNELSYDNNHQRADRTYRFTITDPEFLGGKHFARVVNPGYLKELSSQLPEIEELVRLRPVRGGLMKYEQRFYNINQGFECDSTFFKVFEAALIVGDKTSVLERPASMVISQSFAQRIFGNRNPVGEVLILPTGQFYGAEQHFTIAGVMKDFPANSHFHPDFITTPVNDRFEYGWAWSYLVLAENTLPENVEQAISNYMRENMESEPENFNTEVHLQRLTDIHLHSNKLREIEANGNMRNIFVLAIAALILLVISVSNYANLNIGMAGFSAKYLFINKIQGASKRSVVQFFFLEGLVVLLLTLALTFLLALPLNALILRHFGLNLLHGNTIFLFVLILCFSAFSLVFGLLPAVKTMFGSLLINKKINTAVLPGRGGINRGLVVFQYAFSIALIVAVIVISRQTNFALKNGMGVQEANIVVFESVHASIQQKFEVFKQELLQYNSIQSVSAMMEPPGGEANDMFEFELEDYVPDESGEQYERIGVFPCDYSFTSLFNLQFLAGTNFSEKNKDNEGAAEYIINQAALKRLNYTSADAIIGKGFKLNFQELEENGIVLPRGKIVGVVKDFHLSSLKKEVEPLVLFKREGLWLINFAVSFQPGMQEQALADMETVWTALFPEYPFNYEHVGSMYQKVYKAELLQARLLSVFTIIALFICSMGLFGLALITTQNRIKEIGVRKVNGACSSEILSLLNRDFIKWIVLAFVLACPVAWLAMNKWLENFAYKTTLSWWIFLAAGALALAIALLTVSFQSWKAASRNPVEALRYE, from the coding sequence ATGAATTTGAAAGTGGTACTTAGAAACCTGCTTAAACGCCCCTTTTTAAACCTGGTAAAAATTATCGGGCTTAGTCTGGCTTTAATCGGTATAATTTTTATTTCACTATTTATAAAAAATGAACTGAGCTACGACAATAACCACCAACGAGCCGATAGAACCTACCGGTTTACAATTACGGATCCGGAATTTTTGGGCGGAAAACATTTTGCAAGGGTGGTTAATCCGGGTTACTTGAAAGAGCTAAGCAGCCAGTTACCCGAAATAGAAGAACTGGTTCGTTTACGTCCGGTAAGGGGTGGATTAATGAAATACGAACAGCGGTTTTACAACATTAACCAGGGATTTGAGTGCGACAGCACTTTTTTTAAGGTATTTGAGGCAGCGTTAATTGTTGGCGATAAAACTTCGGTTCTTGAACGTCCGGCATCAATGGTAATTAGCCAAAGTTTTGCCCAACGTATTTTCGGAAATAGAAATCCGGTAGGAGAAGTTTTAATTTTGCCTACCGGGCAATTTTACGGTGCAGAACAACATTTTACCATAGCCGGCGTAATGAAAGATTTCCCTGCCAACAGCCATTTTCACCCCGATTTTATAACCACACCGGTAAACGATAGGTTTGAATACGGTTGGGCATGGTCATACCTGGTTTTGGCAGAAAATACATTACCCGAAAATGTTGAGCAGGCCATAAGCAATTACATGCGCGAAAATATGGAAAGCGAACCCGAAAATTTTAATACAGAAGTTCATTTGCAAAGGCTTACCGATATTCATTTACACTCGAATAAATTGCGCGAAATTGAAGCCAATGGAAATATGCGAAATATTTTTGTGCTGGCCATTGCTGCTCTAATTCTTTTGGTTATTTCGGTAAGTAACTACGCCAACCTCAACATTGGCATGGCGGGTTTTAGTGCCAAATACCTTTTTATCAATAAAATTCAGGGCGCCTCCAAACGTTCGGTAGTGCAGTTCTTTTTTCTTGAAGGACTTGTTGTGTTGCTACTAACACTGGCATTAACCTTTTTGCTGGCCCTGCCCTTAAACGCTTTAATTTTGCGCCACTTTGGTTTAAATCTATTGCACGGAAATACTATTTTTCTGTTTGTATTAATACTTTGTTTTAGTGCTTTTAGCCTTGTGTTTGGCCTGCTTCCGGCTGTAAAAACCATGTTTGGTTCTTTGCTTATCAATAAAAAAATAAATACTGCAGTTTTGCCTGGTCGCGGGGGTATAAATCGCGGGCTGGTTGTTTTTCAGTATGCTTTTTCTATTGCATTGATAGTGGCCGTAATTGTTATTTCGCGTCAAACAAATTTTGCCCTGAAAAATGGCATGGGTGTGCAAGAAGCCAACATTGTTGTTTTTGAATCGGTGCATGCCAGCATTCAGCAAAAATTTGAAGTGTTTAAGCAAGAATTGCTGCAATACAACAGTATCCAGTCGGTTTCGGCAATGATGGAGCCTCCCGGTGGAGAAGCCAACGATATGTTTGAGTTTGAACTGGAGGATTATGTGCCGGATGAAAGTGGTGAACAGTACGAGCGGATTGGCGTTTTCCCGTGCGATTATTCTTTTACCTCCCTTTTTAATTTGCAGTTTTTGGCCGGAACCAATTTTTCTGAAAAAAACAAAGACAATGAAGGTGCTGCTGAATACATTATTAATCAGGCTGCTTTGAAGCGTTTGAACTATACTTCTGCTGATGCCATTATTGGAAAGGGTTTTAAGCTTAACTTTCAGGAACTCGAAGAAAATGGTATTGTACTTCCTCGTGGAAAAATTGTTGGGGTGGTAAAAGATTTTCATCTGTCGAGCCTGAAAAAAGAGGTCGAGCCTTTAGTGCTGTTTAAGCGCGAAGGTTTATGGCTGATAAACTTTGCTGTTTCTTTTCAGCCCGGCATGCAGGAACAGGCTTTGGCCGATATGGAAACCGTTTGGACTGCCTTATTTCCGGAATATCCGTTTAACTACGAGCATGTGGGCAGTATGTACCAAAAAGTTTATAAAGCAGAACTGCTTCAGGCCCGGCTGCTTTCGGTATTTACCATTATTGCCTTGTTTATTTGCTCGATGGGTTTGTTTGGTTTGGCCCTGATAACAACACAAAACCGTATAAAAGAAATTGGTGTGCGAAAAGTTAACGGGGCTTGTTCTTCCGAAATACTCAGCCTGTTAAACCGCGATTTTATAAAGTGGATTGTGCTGGCCTTTGTGTTAGCTTGTCCGGTTGCCTGGTTGGCCATGAATAAATGGCTCGAGAATTTTGCCTACAAAACTACCCTAAGCTGGTGGATATTTCTTGCAGCTGGTGCACTGGCACTTGCCATTGCCTTGTTAACAGTTTCGTTTCAGAGCTGGAAAGCGGCAAGCCGAAATCCGGTGGAGGCACTAAGGTACGAGTAG
- a CDS encoding HAMP domain-containing sensor histidine kinase gives MTKRNKIFNSLYWKVSGIFLAFTVLLTLIFILISVKFSADYNEEAQQKINGEIAIGAINEVTPIFVDGKVKKEAIHVLMHSAMAVHPSIEVYLLDPEGNIITYVVPTKDVKSDKVDLGPIKQFLNRSNDRIIRGDDPRNPGSPKIFSAAEIIEENQLKGYMYIVLASNQYTSVMASLQNSFILKLGVRSLLVALLLTSLLGLLAIWIITRNLNKIINAVRSFKEGNHSVRIQHNNKGELDNMAETFNTMAQTIEQNIIQLKSVEALRKELIANVSHDLRSPIASIQGFAETILLKDDNIADEERTKYLNIILQNSENLSKLVNDLFELSKLESNAQSIQPEPVQVAELVQDVADKFQLIAKEKNISINTIYSKSLPLVYADIQMTDRVFQNILDNAIKYCNANDVVTIELELQNDGILVKIADTGKGIAEDELPNIFTRYYKGKKTNGANSTGLGLAIVKKILDLHQSSIKVYSQLNKGTRFEFKLPLYQVA, from the coding sequence ATGACAAAACGAAACAAAATATTTAACAGCCTTTACTGGAAAGTTTCCGGTATATTCTTAGCCTTTACGGTATTGCTTACCTTGATTTTTATATTGATTTCGGTGAAATTTTCGGCCGATTACAACGAAGAAGCTCAGCAAAAAATAAATGGCGAAATTGCCATTGGTGCCATTAACGAGGTTACGCCTATTTTTGTGGATGGAAAGGTTAAAAAGGAAGCCATTCATGTGTTAATGCATTCGGCCATGGCTGTTCACCCGAGCATCGAAGTATATCTGCTTGACCCGGAAGGAAACATCATCACTTACGTTGTTCCAACAAAAGATGTTAAATCAGACAAAGTTGATCTTGGCCCTATAAAACAATTCCTGAATCGAAGCAATGATCGTATCATCAGAGGTGACGACCCCCGAAATCCGGGATCTCCTAAAATATTCTCGGCAGCCGAAATTATCGAAGAAAACCAGCTAAAAGGGTACATGTATATTGTTTTAGCCAGCAATCAGTACACTTCTGTAATGGCTTCGTTGCAAAATAGTTTCATTCTAAAGCTGGGGGTTCGCAGCCTGCTTGTGGCACTTCTGCTGACGTCGCTTTTAGGCTTGCTTGCCATATGGATTATTACCCGAAATCTGAATAAAATAATAAATGCCGTGCGTAGCTTTAAAGAGGGGAACCACTCGGTACGCATTCAGCATAACAATAAAGGTGAACTCGACAATATGGCCGAAACATTTAATACCATGGCGCAAACCATTGAACAGAATATTATTCAGCTAAAGAGTGTTGAGGCTCTGCGGAAAGAGCTGATTGCCAATGTTTCGCACGATTTAAGGAGCCCTATCGCTTCCATACAGGGTTTTGCCGAAACCATTCTGCTAAAAGACGATAACATAGCGGATGAAGAGCGTACAAAATACCTGAATATAATTCTTCAAAACTCGGAAAACCTTAGCAAGCTTGTTAACGACTTGTTTGAGCTGTCGAAGCTCGAATCAAATGCACAAAGCATTCAGCCCGAACCGGTACAGGTAGCTGAACTGGTGCAGGATGTTGCCGATAAATTTCAACTGATTGCCAAAGAAAAAAACATAAGTATTAACACTATTTACTCGAAAAGTTTGCCTTTGGTGTATGCCGATATACAAATGACCGACCGGGTTTTTCAGAATATTTTGGATAACGCCATAAAATATTGCAACGCCAATGATGTGGTAACCATTGAATTGGAGCTGCAAAATGATGGCATACTGGTTAAAATTGCCGACACCGGAAAAGGAATTGCAGAGGACGAATTACCCAATATTTTTACACGCTACTACAAAGGCAAAAAAACAAATGGCGCCAACAGCACCGGCTTGGGTCTTGCTATCGTTAAAAAAATTCTCGACCTCCACCAATCCTCCATTAAGGTGTACAGCCAATTAAACAAAGGAACGCGTTTCGAATTTAAGCTTCCCCTTTATCAGGTCGCCTGA
- a CDS encoding response regulator transcription factor: MSKVLLIEDDAHIGELVSIHLRDLNCEVDIATDGRQGYEKAASGEYCLIVLDLMLPGMDGLEVCRQLRADKVNTHILMLTAKSEEIDKVLGLETGADDYLTKPFSIREFIARVKAILRRINSLSSETSGNETETLSINSLHIDLGKRKVTLDNNKLELTPKEFELLVLMAQKPGKVFSRNDLLDQVWGYNFNGYEHTVNSHINRLRAKIEPDINHPKYILTSWGVGYKFNDEL; the protein is encoded by the coding sequence ATGAGTAAGGTATTATTAATTGAAGATGATGCACATATTGGTGAGCTGGTTAGCATTCACCTCAGAGATTTAAACTGCGAGGTTGATATCGCAACCGATGGCCGCCAGGGATATGAAAAAGCCGCATCAGGCGAATACTGTCTTATTGTTTTAGACCTTATGCTTCCGGGAATGGATGGGCTGGAGGTGTGCCGCCAGTTACGCGCCGATAAAGTAAATACCCACATACTGATGCTAACTGCTAAAAGCGAAGAAATTGATAAAGTTTTGGGGCTTGAAACCGGCGCTGACGATTACCTGACCAAACCTTTCAGCATTCGCGAATTTATTGCCCGTGTTAAAGCCATTTTACGCCGTATTAATTCTTTAAGCAGCGAAACCTCCGGCAATGAAACCGAAACGCTAAGCATTAACAGTCTGCATATTGATCTGGGAAAAAGAAAGGTAACGCTTGACAATAACAAACTTGAGCTCACACCAAAAGAATTTGAACTGCTTGTTTTAATGGCCCAAAAACCAGGGAAAGTTTTTAGCCGCAACGACCTTCTTGACCAGGTTTGGGGATATAATTTTAATGGCTACGAGCATACAGTAAATTCGCACATCAATCGCTTACGGGCAAAAATTGAACCCGATATAAACCACCCAAAATACATTTTAACCAGCTGGGGAGTTGGCTATAAATTTAACGACGAACTGTAG
- a CDS encoding zinc-ribbon domain-containing protein: MPFCTQCGNELSAGVRFCGKCGKEQQATENLCAKCGKELEEHEKFCSGCGTPVAGNVEPKPEPQKQPEPEPVKEEKLTKEGRKIISGGPKADQPAKATSKRVPTKTKQKKKRSPLGCFFRTLFILIAIVFGAAVLIIGVNVLFLEDQDAADNSDTRVETDHNKGLTDTNIPGIVDIEEGDVSHLPENRNKAQQKQAARKNTVDLDPEDPNSADKYHFGVNVDPDPYKALDYYQQLVAKGDANAMVKLAEYYEQGIWVKKDKQKASELLKKAAELGAVEAQWELEYAQKNSKN, from the coding sequence ATGCCTTTCTGTACACAATGTGGTAATGAACTTTCTGCCGGAGTCCGGTTTTGCGGAAAATGCGGAAAAGAACAACAAGCAACCGAAAACCTGTGCGCCAAATGCGGGAAAGAACTGGAAGAACATGAAAAATTCTGCTCAGGATGCGGAACTCCGGTTGCCGGAAATGTTGAACCAAAGCCTGAACCACAAAAACAGCCTGAGCCTGAACCGGTGAAAGAAGAAAAACTTACCAAAGAAGGCCGGAAAATAATTTCCGGAGGCCCCAAAGCAGATCAGCCTGCAAAAGCCACATCGAAACGAGTACCAACGAAAACCAAACAAAAGAAAAAGCGAAGCCCGTTGGGCTGTTTTTTCCGTACCCTGTTTATTCTAATTGCTATAGTTTTTGGGGCGGCAGTGCTAATTATTGGGGTAAATGTTTTATTTCTTGAAGACCAGGATGCGGCAGACAATAGTGATACACGCGTTGAGACAGATCATAATAAGGGCTTAACAGACACCAATATTCCCGGCATTGTGGATATTGAGGAGGGCGATGTAAGCCATTTGCCGGAAAACCGAAATAAAGCGCAGCAAAAACAAGCAGCACGAAAAAATACGGTTGATTTAGACCCCGAGGATCCAAACAGTGCGGATAAATACCACTTTGGCGTTAATGTTGATCCCGATCCTTACAAAGCTCTTGACTACTACCAGCAACTGGTTGCAAAAGGTGATGCCAATGCCATGGTTAAGTTGGCCGAATATTATGAGCAGGGAATTTGGGTGAAAAAAGATAAACAAAAAGCCAGCGAGTTACTAAAAAAGGCCGCAGAGCTAGGCGCTGTTGAAGCCCAATGGGAACTGGAATATGCACAGAAAAACAGCAAAAATTAA
- a CDS encoding zinc ribbon domain-containing protein, translating into MAFCSNCGNEISEGAKFCGSCGSPQELKPNSCKNCGKVLDDNEKFCSGCGTPVATTSKAAPDSQKQPEPKPEPPKQKLTKEGRKIISGGPKPEQNMKGDPTPPPPINTPPPKKKKGCRGCAITAIFILAVLIVLTMLMYNKVSDWWQNLDTEQTSENILDSEGVDGIVDIEPEKTRSKQSKSSNEVGIKIPVNIKGKPITKESLKVSAENTVAKFKKVKVDFGQFVLDKETSVIVEEYKQQVIDGECSVVAYDIELKGKSKFDDFITISLPYNQLFIKNGKAEECVAAQYYNPKTKKWEPVLYDLDTKNKVVHIRTNHLSRYGVFTVKNATKRHAYISNVYIPNSYLKGDRKDMHIEVLESYYENDRQLGKEALNQGLSFWSKFSGNSGVAINTLTAGGSYSTDFTNKLNNGFKNLGYAASIVQLGYDLCYSDNKTTAINLTKNIMNQLVAEFGTPVINIAFIGVYFIDIALTEFGNAMLAQKYKELWEVYDFYNKTYNERSLKEWRRLMIDIHKDNADNPAEAYKEIMEEIEDYAWKFMKTTKVGTDNENTAELNSLAAEAGLKRMTWPSQKDIEGVYGEGKQRIIDQLYPVFTSVNNWRFYNLKLELTKEAALMAKMLNEKVNLTITENLAKGEKAKYGGYKVAIRPLDKGVDKKNWTGTLKESGITKTNFTFIGHYTAGKPNRVEIYKPSDRVDIEKPTIVKDFIVDGENEIVIELGNMAKSKWVLFNTEFEDNSMDIMVKHNTSINNGSLSSSCIPSNPSSSSFSNYTTTAKWTAFKNTYIPDEPVTTKAFVNFKGNNATNMKLSIKFYSTLRDSEKMDFRGRSSHGGVDGMLVYSDGQETDKGEFSTVAPKPLNSSDVWIITVHGEGGKFKMYYKPQPIK; encoded by the coding sequence ATGGCATTCTGTTCAAACTGTGGAAATGAAATTTCTGAAGGAGCCAAATTTTGTGGCTCGTGCGGAAGCCCACAAGAATTAAAACCAAATTCGTGTAAAAACTGCGGAAAAGTTTTAGACGATAACGAAAAGTTTTGTTCGGGTTGTGGAACGCCTGTTGCCACAACATCAAAAGCTGCCCCGGATTCACAAAAACAACCGGAACCAAAGCCAGAACCACCGAAACAAAAACTTACCAAAGAAGGCCGGAAAATAATTTCAGGCGGCCCAAAGCCTGAACAAAATATGAAGGGTGATCCAACACCGCCTCCTCCAATTAATACACCACCCCCAAAAAAGAAAAAGGGATGTAGAGGCTGCGCGATTACAGCTATTTTTATTTTGGCAGTACTTATTGTTCTTACTATGTTGATGTACAATAAGGTTTCTGATTGGTGGCAAAATTTAGACACAGAACAGACCAGTGAAAACATTCTGGATAGCGAAGGTGTTGACGGGATTGTAGATATCGAACCAGAAAAAACTAGATCCAAACAATCAAAATCCTCCAATGAAGTTGGAATTAAGATTCCTGTAAATATCAAAGGAAAACCAATTACAAAAGAATCACTTAAAGTCTCGGCAGAAAATACAGTTGCTAAGTTTAAAAAGGTAAAAGTCGATTTTGGACAATTTGTTCTGGACAAAGAAACATCGGTAATTGTTGAAGAATACAAGCAACAGGTGATTGATGGTGAATGCTCGGTTGTTGCCTACGACATTGAACTTAAAGGAAAAAGCAAGTTCGACGATTTTATAACCATATCGCTGCCCTACAACCAATTGTTTATTAAGAACGGAAAAGCTGAAGAGTGTGTAGCTGCGCAATATTACAATCCTAAAACAAAAAAATGGGAACCCGTTTTGTATGATTTAGATACTAAAAACAAAGTTGTACATATCCGGACCAATCATCTTAGCCGCTATGGAGTTTTTACGGTAAAAAATGCGACCAAAAGACATGCATACATTTCAAATGTATATATCCCCAATAGTTATTTAAAAGGTGATAGAAAAGACATGCATATTGAAGTTTTGGAAAGTTATTACGAAAACGACCGTCAATTAGGCAAAGAAGCTTTAAATCAGGGCTTATCGTTTTGGAGCAAGTTTTCCGGAAATTCAGGGGTAGCAATTAACACTCTAACTGCTGGTGGAAGCTATTCTACAGATTTTACAAACAAACTAAATAATGGCTTCAAAAACCTTGGTTACGCAGCCAGTATAGTACAACTGGGTTACGATTTATGTTATAGCGACAACAAAACAACGGCTATCAACCTCACCAAAAACATAATGAACCAGTTGGTTGCCGAGTTTGGTACTCCGGTAATTAACATCGCATTTATTGGTGTTTATTTTATCGATATTGCCTTAACAGAATTTGGTAATGCAATGCTCGCTCAAAAATACAAAGAGCTTTGGGAGGTATACGATTTTTACAATAAAACCTATAACGAACGTTCGTTAAAAGAGTGGCGCAGGTTAATGATTGATATACATAAGGATAATGCCGATAATCCTGCAGAGGCATACAAGGAAATAATGGAAGAAATTGAAGATTATGCCTGGAAATTTATGAAAACTACGAAAGTAGGTACAGATAATGAAAACACAGCAGAGCTAAATTCATTAGCAGCAGAAGCAGGTTTAAAACGAATGACCTGGCCCAGTCAAAAAGATATTGAAGGAGTATATGGTGAGGGCAAACAACGAATTATCGATCAATTATACCCAGTGTTTACATCAGTAAATAACTGGCGTTTTTATAACCTTAAATTAGAGCTAACAAAAGAGGCGGCGTTGATGGCAAAAATGCTAAACGAGAAGGTGAATTTAACCATTACTGAAAACCTTGCTAAAGGCGAAAAAGCAAAATATGGGGGGTACAAAGTGGCCATAAGACCACTTGATAAAGGTGTGGATAAAAAGAACTGGACGGGAACCTTAAAAGAATCGGGCATAACCAAAACGAACTTTACTTTCATTGGTCATTATACTGCCGGAAAACCAAACCGTGTAGAAATATATAAACCCAGTGACCGTGTCGATATTGAAAAGCCAACAATAGTAAAAGATTTTATTGTTGATGGAGAAAATGAAATTGTTATTGAATTGGGTAATATGGCAAAAAGTAAATGGGTTTTATTTAATACCGAATTTGAGGATAATTCAATGGATATTATGGTAAAACACAATACTAGCATAAATAACGGAAGTCTATCTTCCTCTTGTATTCCTTCTAATCCATCAAGCTCAAGTTTTTCAAACTATACAACTACGGCTAAGTGGACGGCATTTAAAAATACATACATACCTGATGAACCTGTAACAACAAAAGCTTTCGTCAATTTTAAAGGGAATAATGCTACAAATATGAAACTTTCAATAAAATTTTATAGTACATTACGAGATTCAGAAAAAATGGATTTTAGAGGCAGGTCTTCTCACGGAGGAGTGGATGGCATGTTAGTTTATTCTGATGGTCAGGAAACAGACAAAGGTGAATTTTCAACAGTAGCCCCTAAGCCATTAAACAGCTCTGATGTATGGATAATAACTGTTCACGGAGAAGGAGGAAAATTTAAGATGTATTATAAACCACAACCAATTAAATAA
- a CDS encoding AIM24 family protein has protein sequence MPFCSNCGNEIKAGAAFCGSCGNKVGQAQQSATPPPVGKVTFDVVTRERLNMVKVELENAAFRYEAGAMHYMQGNLELQSDLPGVGSIFKSMITKEKVVKPVISGSGTVHLTPSFGEFTILELDNDEWILDRGAYYASELNIELGAFTNRAISAMFSGEKWFQTVVAGTGKVIINSAGPLEEVELTNGKLVVDGSFAVARTSGIELKVAKATRGIFSTVISGEGLVNTFTGTGKVLIAPVDNYFNTLIHTVRAINSNVLRLQK, from the coding sequence ATGCCATTCTGTTCAAACTGTGGAAATGAAATAAAAGCCGGTGCTGCATTTTGTGGCAGCTGTGGCAACAAAGTGGGGCAAGCGCAACAGTCAGCAACCCCGCCACCTGTCGGAAAAGTAACCTTCGATGTGGTAACACGCGAACGTTTAAACATGGTAAAAGTAGAACTCGAAAATGCTGCTTTCAGGTACGAAGCAGGCGCCATGCACTATATGCAGGGAAACCTGGAATTACAATCGGATTTACCCGGGGTTGGCAGCATTTTTAAATCGATGATTACCAAAGAAAAAGTTGTAAAGCCTGTAATTAGCGGAAGCGGCACGGTTCATTTAACGCCGTCGTTTGGCGAATTTACCATTCTGGAATTGGATAACGACGAATGGATACTTGACCGCGGAGCCTATTATGCATCAGAACTAAATATCGAACTGGGTGCCTTTACCAATCGTGCTATCAGCGCTATGTTTTCGGGCGAAAAATGGTTTCAAACCGTTGTGGCTGGTACGGGCAAAGTAATTATTAACTCGGCCGGACCGCTGGAAGAGGTGGAACTTACAAATGGTAAATTGGTGGTGGATGGAAGTTTTGCAGTTGCCCGCACCTCGGGTATCGAGCTGAAAGTTGCAAAAGCCACACGCGGTATTTTTTCAACCGTAATTTCGGGCGAAGGATTGGTAAACACCTTTACCGGCACCGGAAAAGTATTGATTGCCCCGGTTGATAATTACTTTAATACCCTGATTCACACCGTTAGAGCCATCAATAGTAATGTTTTAAGACTACAGAAATGA
- a CDS encoding zinc-ribbon domain-containing protein: MKYKCKACGKTIQQDDKFCQNCGAPQKGTTSANTAKRKAMPKNLSTAPMVKCLALAIATGLVFGWIRYWIGYYILIQGVIAGVTISWMVKQTAGEYIEALANIRFKMVVLLFFMFMIGQAFGFGLAQPVFDPFNWLARVWNADTTESVFGIFSTAGVVSRTFSEGLNGGFWVVLSLIDLFFMLFLMLVTMPLPTKKN; this comes from the coding sequence ATGAAATACAAATGCAAGGCATGTGGAAAAACAATTCAACAGGACGATAAATTCTGCCAGAATTGCGGTGCTCCGCAAAAAGGCACTACTTCTGCCAATACAGCAAAGCGTAAGGCCATGCCTAAAAATTTATCAACGGCACCCATGGTAAAATGCTTAGCCTTAGCCATTGCAACCGGGTTGGTGTTTGGGTGGATTCGTTACTGGATTGGTTATTATATACTTATACAGGGTGTAATTGCCGGTGTAACAATTTCGTGGATGGTTAAACAAACTGCAGGAGAATACATTGAAGCACTTGCAAACATTCGGTTTAAAATGGTGGTACTTCTTTTTTTTATGTTTATGATTGGACAAGCATTTGGATTTGGACTGGCGCAACCTGTTTTCGATCCTTTTAATTGGTTGGCCAGAGTTTGGAATGCCGATACCACCGAATCGGTGTTTGGTATTTTTTCTACTGCAGGTGTTGTAAGCCGTACCTTTTCCGAAGGTTTAAATGGGGGATTCTGGGTTGTTTTATCGCTTATCGATTTATTCTTTATGCTGTTTTTAATGCTGGTTACTATGCCATTACCGACTAAAAAAAATTAA